One genomic window of Clostridium taeniosporum includes the following:
- a CDS encoding M13 family metallopeptidase — protein MAKFKKTRLIALALAGSLFMSQATYVKAAEVNNTVKLENKAVDSNIRLQDDFYSATNKNWLSTAKIEDGEVSNSSFNEAEKALTEQKKEIMKELLANEKNYSKDSDEKKIINLYKNILNMEERNKQGIEPIKGILDKINNIKTLDDIRELGKYDIGNPLINVGCSVDLKDATRYAAYVYPTHLTLGNSDEYLKPTENTKRIKGLVENYYKKILTLVGNTEEEAKTKVDNLFKLEYMIAKTITGREENSKNPNAIDNQYNVYTLDKLDELAPNLKIKDFIKDSKMDKANKIILTQPKWLKAMNDIYTEENIPLIKDYIEINNLASLSSCLGEDFEKAANEFSKACLGTKGDTPKEEEAISIVNSALPMAFGKLYVEKYFSKSTKDDVKNMTDEIIKTYEKRIDNLDWMSDSTKKSAKKKLNKIGIQIGYPKKWDDYSNLEIRSYEEGGSLLENLMNLGKFTEEKQLSKLNKKVDKSEFACPPQMVNAFYNPTANTITVPAGILQQEFYNPKASKEHNLGAIGAIIGHEISHAFDNNGAKFDGDGNLNSWWSKEDYKKFEDKTNKVRSFYNNVKLDNGKNVNGDLTVGENIADIGGIACALDILNKMPNANYKDFFESNANVWREISTKEYADLKLQNDVHSPNKVRANVVLSQFDKFYDTYKIKESDKMYVKPEDRLKIW, from the coding sequence ATGGCAAAATTTAAGAAGACTAGGCTTATAGCATTAGCTTTAGCAGGTTCATTATTTATGTCCCAAGCAACATATGTTAAAGCAGCTGAAGTAAATAACACAGTTAAATTAGAAAATAAAGCAGTAGACAGCAACATAAGATTGCAAGATGATTTTTATAGTGCAACTAATAAGAATTGGTTAAGTACTGCTAAAATTGAAGATGGGGAAGTATCGAATTCTTCTTTTAATGAGGCTGAAAAAGCTTTAACAGAGCAAAAGAAAGAGATAATGAAAGAATTATTAGCAAATGAAAAAAATTATTCAAAAGATAGTGATGAAAAAAAGATTATTAATTTATATAAAAATATTTTAAATATGGAAGAAAGAAATAAACAAGGTATAGAACCTATTAAGGGAATATTAGATAAAATTAATAATATTAAAACTTTAGATGATATTAGAGAACTTGGTAAATATGATATAGGAAATCCATTAATAAATGTAGGATGCAGTGTTGATTTAAAAGATGCAACTAGATATGCAGCTTATGTTTATCCAACACATCTTACTTTAGGTAATTCAGATGAATATTTAAAACCAACAGAAAATACTAAAAGAATTAAAGGATTAGTTGAAAATTATTATAAGAAAATATTAACTTTAGTAGGAAATACAGAAGAAGAAGCTAAAACTAAGGTTGATAACTTATTTAAATTAGAATATATGATAGCTAAAACAATAACAGGAAGAGAAGAAAATTCTAAAAATCCGAATGCTATAGATAATCAATATAATGTATATACTTTAGATAAGCTTGATGAATTAGCACCAAATCTAAAGATAAAAGATTTTATTAAAGATTCTAAGATGGATAAAGCAAATAAGATAATTTTAACACAGCCAAAGTGGTTAAAAGCAATGAATGATATTTATACAGAAGAAAATATACCACTTATTAAAGACTACATTGAAATTAATAATTTAGCTAGTTTATCATCATGTCTTGGAGAAGATTTTGAAAAAGCAGCAAATGAGTTTTCTAAAGCTTGTTTAGGAACAAAAGGAGATACACCTAAAGAAGAAGAAGCTATTAGTATAGTTAATTCAGCTTTACCAATGGCATTTGGTAAGTTATATGTTGAAAAGTATTTTTCAAAGAGCACTAAAGATGATGTTAAAAATATGACTGATGAAATAATTAAAACTTACGAAAAGAGAATAGATAATTTAGATTGGATGAGCGATTCAACTAAAAAGAGTGCTAAAAAGAAATTAAATAAAATTGGTATTCAAATTGGATATCCTAAAAAATGGGATGATTATTCTAATTTAGAAATAAGATCATATGAAGAAGGCGGATCACTTTTAGAAAATTTAATGAATTTAGGAAAATTTACAGAAGAAAAGCAATTAAGTAAATTAAACAAAAAAGTAGATAAATCAGAATTTGCATGTCCTCCACAAATGGTAAATGCTTTTTATAATCCAACAGCTAATACAATTACAGTTCCAGCAGGAATTCTTCAACAAGAATTTTATAACCCAAAGGCAAGTAAAGAACATAATTTAGGTGCAATTGGTGCAATTATAGGTCATGAAATAAGTCATGCTTTTGATAATAATGGAGCTAAGTTTGATGGAGATGGTAATTTAAATAGTTGGTGGAGCAAAGAAGATTATAAAAAATTCGAAGATAAAACTAATAAGGTAAGAAGTTTTTATAATAATGTGAAATTAGATAATGGTAAAAATGTAAATGGAGATCTTACAGTAGGTGAAAACATAGCAGATATAGGAGGAATTGCTTGTGCATTAGATATTTTAAATAAGATGCCTAATGCTAACTATAAAGATTTCTTTGAAAGTAATGCTAATGTATGGCGTGAAATTAGTACAAAAGAATACGCAGATTTAAAATTACAAAATGATGTACATTCACCTAACAAAGTAAGAGCTAATGTTGTATTATCACAATTTGATAAATTTTATGACACATATAAAATAAAAGAAAGTGATAAGATGTATGTGAAACC
- a CDS encoding methyl-accepting chemotaxis protein, which translates to MKFFVNLAVKKKLLLVFSVVCIFIFLIGFQGILSSSKINEGSKKIYSTNLIAIKDLEQIRGNINYMRVNLLEIAHSIDNFKLDEQINIIDDLTKEDEKIMKEYESLDLTSEESKAYNDFKNYLLKYRETRVKVIECVKANNYDEAVKIVNSDLFSINESMFQDLQKCIDINEKLAEKANSNNINQFSHSKNKIIIYTIIVFLIIILMAYILTESITNPLNKIKEFANRLSSYDFSAPINITRKDELGQAGNDLNKAQENIKELIKVIMENSQDISASSEELSATVQELSSKSVTIDEAVNNIASSMQESSATTEEISASTEEVDASVNMLSSRALEGSNNANKSKERALEVKNNGEKAINETIKITEEKQMNMEKAIEDGKVVDSIKVMADTIGSIAEQTNLLALNAAIEAARAGEAGKGFAVVAEEVRKLAEESSQAVVNIKDTITKVQGAFKSSIDTGSDILNFINTNVYKQFNNYGETGNKYYNDSDLVNKMSEEFANMSEEIAITVGQVSKAVQTMALSSQKSSEEAETIKMSMDETTKAIEQVALTAQGQAELAQKLNNIVQKFKI; encoded by the coding sequence ATGAAATTTTTTGTTAATTTAGCAGTAAAGAAAAAACTTTTATTAGTATTTTCAGTAGTATGTATTTTTATTTTCTTAATAGGATTTCAAGGAATATTAAGCTCATCAAAGATAAACGAAGGTTCTAAAAAAATATATAGTACTAATTTAATAGCTATTAAAGATTTAGAACAAATTAGAGGAAATATAAATTATATGAGAGTTAATCTCCTTGAAATTGCCCATTCAATAGATAATTTTAAATTAGATGAACAGATAAATATTATAGATGATCTAACAAAAGAAGATGAAAAAATTATGAAGGAATATGAAAGTTTAGATTTAACTTCAGAAGAGTCTAAAGCTTATAATGATTTTAAAAATTATTTATTAAAATATAGAGAGACAAGAGTTAAGGTAATTGAGTGTGTAAAAGCTAATAATTATGATGAGGCCGTTAAAATTGTTAACTCAGATTTATTTAGTATTAATGAGTCTATGTTTCAAGATTTACAAAAGTGTATTGATATAAATGAAAAATTAGCAGAGAAAGCAAATTCAAATAATATAAATCAATTTAGTCACTCTAAAAACAAAATTATAATTTATACAATTATAGTATTTTTAATTATAATTCTTATGGCATACATACTAACAGAAAGTATAACTAATCCATTAAATAAAATAAAAGAATTTGCAAATAGATTATCAAGCTATGATTTTTCAGCGCCAATTAATATTACAAGGAAAGATGAACTTGGACAAGCTGGTAATGATTTAAATAAAGCACAGGAAAATATAAAGGAATTAATAAAAGTAATTATGGAAAATTCACAAGATATAAGTGCATCATCTGAAGAACTTTCAGCAACAGTACAAGAATTATCTTCAAAATCTGTTACTATAGATGAAGCTGTAAATAATATTGCTTCTAGTATGCAAGAATCTAGTGCTACTACAGAAGAAATAAGTGCATCTACAGAAGAAGTTGATGCAAGTGTTAATATGCTTTCTTCAAGGGCTTTAGAAGGAAGTAATAATGCTAATAAATCTAAAGAAAGAGCTTTAGAAGTTAAAAATAATGGTGAAAAGGCTATTAATGAAACTATAAAAATAACTGAAGAAAAACAAATGAATATGGAAAAGGCTATTGAAGATGGAAAAGTAGTAGATAGCATAAAAGTTATGGCAGACACCATAGGAAGTATAGCAGAACAAACTAATTTGCTTGCATTAAATGCTGCAATAGAAGCAGCAAGAGCAGGGGAAGCAGGGAAAGGCTTTGCTGTAGTAGCAGAAGAAGTTAGAAAACTTGCAGAAGAGTCTTCGCAAGCAGTAGTAAATATTAAAGATACTATTACTAAAGTACAAGGAGCATTCAAAAGTAGCATTGATACAGGTAGTGATATATTGAATTTTATAAATACAAATGTATATAAGCAATTTAATAATTATGGGGAAACAGGGAACAAGTATTATAATGATTCAGATTTGGTAAATAAAATGTCTGAGGAATTTGCTAATATGTCTGAAGAAATAGCAATTACAGTTGGACAAGTAAGTAAAGCTGTTCAAACTATGGCATTATCTTCACAAAAATCAAGTGAAGAAGCAGAAACAATAAAGATGAGTATGGATGAAACTACAAAAGCTATAGAACAAGTAGCTCTAACAGCACAAGGTCAAGCAGAGCTTGCTCAAAAGCTTAATAATATAGTTCAAAAATTTAAGATATAA
- a CDS encoding phage replisome organizer N-terminal domain-containing protein, with translation MERKIVKLRVDMYNDTKFKIIDTMEDRDVIHYIWTRLLTLAGKVNLEGDLYLSKSIPYTVGTLALEFNRSAEKVKLALKVFIDLEMVELIEDNVYRVKNFVKHQNIKSKKEVDIAEKVECNEEKLSDINSAKVNKNLIEKIDNNDLKDKVTDVEYIVNKDIGKSIFDFEKEKQNNNNMVLNISEDIENKNNNIKVIELNNDKKSNADLAIINVKDNSKIQSENISDKSVLDKNLLNNEVSVKDKANLDKEFVFSKADNKKKRNKSKKQKRKEEESDIISIWDGDDIEDICGLSDEVPEGKLITTFKV, from the coding sequence ATGGAAAGAAAAATAGTAAAGTTAAGAGTAGATATGTATAACGATACTAAGTTTAAGATAATAGATACAATGGAGGACAGGGATGTTATTCATTATATTTGGACTAGACTTTTAACTTTAGCAGGTAAAGTTAATTTAGAAGGAGATTTGTATCTTTCAAAAAGTATTCCTTATACAGTAGGAACGCTAGCTTTAGAATTTAATAGAAGTGCTGAAAAGGTTAAATTAGCTTTAAAGGTATTTATCGATTTAGAAATGGTTGAATTAATTGAAGATAATGTTTATAGAGTGAAGAATTTTGTTAAACATCAAAATATTAAGTCTAAGAAAGAAGTTGATATTGCAGAAAAAGTAGAATGTAATGAAGAAAAATTAAGTGATATTAATTCTGCTAAGGTTAATAAAAATCTTATAGAGAAAATAGATAATAATGATCTAAAAGATAAAGTAACTGATGTGGAATATATAGTTAATAAAGATATTGGAAAGAGTATATTTGATTTTGAAAAAGAAAAACAAAATAACAATAACATGGTTTTAAATATTAGTGAAGATATAGAAAATAAAAATAATAATATTAAAGTTATAGAGCTTAATAATGATAAAAAATCTAATGCTGATTTAGCTATTATTAATGTAAAAGATAATTCCAAAATTCAGAGTGAAAATATTTCTGATAAATCAGTTTTGGATAAGAATTTATTAAATAATGAAGTCAGTGTAAAAGATAAAGCTAATTTAGATAAAGAATTTGTATTTAGTAAAGCTGACAATAAGAAAAAGAGAAATAAATCAAAGAAGCAAAAAAGGAAAGAGGAAGAGAGTGATATTATTTCAATATGGGATGGTGATGATATAGAGGATATTTGTGGATTGAGTGATGAGGTGCCAGAAGGAAAATTAATTACTACATTTAAAGTTTAG
- a CDS encoding Rpn family recombination-promoting nuclease/putative transposase — MKNSNVHHEHDVGYKHIFSHKETFLEFLRSFTKKEWANLIKEEDLILVDKSYVLSDFEEEESDILYKANINDEEVIFYVLLEFQSKVDFQMPMRLLFYMTEIWRDILKNTDKNDRRRKSFKLPSIVPIVLYNGKNKWTAKVSFKEILSGYELFEDNILDFNYMLFDINRYSDNELLNISNMISAVFLLDQDMTEDELVRRLKKMIYFLKKISPEQFSVFKQWLKNIVKPRVRDDLKDEIENVLEKSNQEEVDFMVHNLEKTLDNIEKKGIEKQAKKTAIKAIKMGMTNEVIIELTGLMEQEINDIRKEISH; from the coding sequence TTGAAAAATAGTAATGTGCATCATGAACACGATGTAGGATATAAGCATATATTTTCACATAAGGAAACATTTTTAGAATTTTTAAGAAGCTTCACTAAGAAAGAATGGGCTAATTTAATAAAAGAAGAAGATTTAATTTTGGTAGATAAGTCTTATGTTCTTTCGGATTTTGAGGAAGAGGAATCTGATATTTTATATAAAGCAAATATAAATGATGAGGAAGTAATATTTTATGTATTACTAGAATTTCAATCAAAAGTAGATTTTCAAATGCCTATGAGATTGTTATTCTATATGACAGAAATTTGGAGAGACATACTTAAGAATACAGATAAAAATGATAGAAGAAGAAAAAGTTTTAAATTACCATCAATTGTTCCAATAGTTTTATATAATGGAAAGAATAAATGGACTGCAAAGGTTAGTTTTAAGGAAATATTAAGTGGTTATGAATTATTTGAGGATAATATCTTAGATTTTAATTATATGTTATTTGATATTAATAGGTATTCTGATAATGAATTGCTTAATATATCAAATATGATATCAGCAGTATTTTTATTAGATCAGGACATGACAGAAGATGAATTAGTAAGAAGACTTAAAAAGATGATATATTTTTTGAAAAAGATATCACCAGAGCAATTTAGTGTATTTAAGCAATGGCTTAAAAATATAGTTAAACCAAGAGTTAGAGATGATTTAAAAGATGAAATTGAAAATGTTCTTGAAAAGAGTAATCAAGAGGAGGTAGATTTTATGGTTCATAATTTAGAAAAAACTTTAGATAATATAGAGAAAAAGGGAATAGAAAAACAAGCAAAAAAAACAGCAATAAAGGCAATAAAAATGGGAATGACTAATGAAGTTATAATTGAATTAACTGGATTGATGGAACAAGAAATAAATGATATAAGAAAAGAAATTAGTCATTAA
- a CDS encoding nucleotidyltransferase domain-containing protein, which translates to MYGLLDKDLEYILKGLSKFLQIEKALIFGSRAIGNYKKGSDIDLTIVGSEINDNILRELYDYLNEVCPIPYFFDLLHYENISNEKLKKHIDDYGKIIYNR; encoded by the coding sequence ATGTATGGATTATTAGATAAGGATTTGGAATATATATTAAAGGGTTTAAGTAAGTTCCTACAAATAGAAAAAGCACTGATTTTCGGTAGTAGAGCAATAGGAAATTATAAAAAAGGATCAGATATTGATTTGACAATAGTAGGAAGCGAAATAAATGATAATATATTAAGAGAACTTTATGATTATTTAAATGAAGTATGTCCTATACCATATTTTTTTGATTTATTGCATTATGAAAATATAAGCAATGAAAAATTAAAAAAACATATAGATGATTATGGAAAGATCATATATAACAGATGA
- a CDS encoding Coenzyme F420 hydrogenase/dehydrogenase, beta subunit C-terminal domain, whose translation MINISKETKYDCCGCNACVQICPTQCISMTVDEEGFKYPQIMKDKCIGCNKCEKVCPIIQQKNKNSTYSDSKPKTIGGWHKNEEVRKKSSSGGAFTLLAEFVLKNKGIVFGAGFNENLEVNHMSVEKIEELDKLRGSKYVQSDIKDTYLRVEENLKNGRIVLFVGTPCQCAGLDSFLRKDYDKLYKCDFICHGVPSPLVFEKYKLYLEEKYNDKIIEFKFRNKEKGWRDLGQMGTIIKFKSGIIIKNIPAYKDFYMNGFLTDLYLRPSCHDCNFKSIPKYYSDYTIADFWGVKTMYPEIYDKKGTSLMLINTNKGINLFDELKKDFYNVECNIDIAVKRNPSLLKSSYVSEYREIFFKDINTRSFESLAHKYMTIMARIIHIVKKVILRKKRKNEKKNI comes from the coding sequence ATGATTAATATAAGTAAAGAAACAAAATATGATTGTTGTGGTTGTAATGCTTGTGTTCAAATATGCCCAACTCAATGTATTAGTATGACCGTTGATGAAGAAGGGTTTAAATATCCACAAATCATGAAAGACAAATGCATTGGATGTAATAAGTGTGAGAAAGTTTGTCCAATAATACAACAAAAAAATAAGAATTCAACTTATTCTGACTCAAAACCTAAAACTATTGGGGGATGGCATAAAAATGAAGAAGTAAGGAAAAAAAGTTCATCAGGTGGAGCTTTTACATTATTAGCTGAATTTGTACTAAAAAACAAAGGGATAGTATTTGGAGCAGGTTTTAATGAAAATTTAGAAGTTAATCATATGAGTGTGGAAAAAATAGAAGAGCTAGATAAACTTAGGGGTTCAAAATATGTTCAAAGTGATATTAAAGATACATATTTAAGAGTAGAAGAAAATTTAAAAAATGGAAGAATAGTTTTGTTTGTAGGAACTCCTTGTCAATGTGCAGGTTTAGATTCATTTTTAAGAAAAGACTATGATAAATTATATAAATGTGATTTTATTTGTCATGGTGTACCATCACCATTAGTATTTGAAAAGTATAAATTATATTTAGAAGAAAAATATAATGACAAAATTATTGAATTTAAGTTTAGAAATAAGGAAAAAGGTTGGAGAGATTTAGGTCAGATGGGCACAATTATAAAGTTTAAAAGTGGAATAATAATAAAAAATATTCCCGCATACAAGGATTTTTATATGAATGGTTTTTTAACTGACTTGTATCTAAGACCATCTTGTCATGACTGTAATTTTAAAAGTATACCTAAATATTATTCTGATTATACAATAGCTGATTTTTGGGGCGTAAAAACAATGTATCCTGAAATATATGATAAAAAAGGTACTTCATTAATGTTAATTAATACTAACAAGGGGATTAATTTATTTGATGAATTGAAAAAAGATTTTTATAATGTTGAATGTAATATAGATATAGCTGTAAAAAGAAATCCTTCATTACTTAAATCTTCATATGTATCTGAATATAGAGAAATATTTTTTAAAGATATAAACACTAGATCTTTTGAATCATTAGCTCATAAATATATGACTATAATGGCAAGAATTATTCATATAGTAAAAAAAGTAATTTTAAGAAAGAAGAGAAAAAATGAGAAAAAAAATATTTAA